In Streptomyces durocortorensis, a genomic segment contains:
- a CDS encoding AfsR/SARP family transcriptional regulator — MRVTVPGRRQQGMLAALALQSGRIVAAEQLIRAVWYDSPPRTATGQVQTGIWMLRTALVTAGAPSEVVQSHATGYRLNADLCSVDVALYRARLASARAIHRRGWPDEAARLVRSAQDLWRGPALADIPHQGLRSCSMRLEEEHVAAVHYRASLELQLGRHEEVIPELFELVDHYPLRESLHADLMLALYRSGRQADALEVFHSVRRTLSEELGIDPGPVLRTLAQAILRQDSTLLPA; from the coding sequence GTGCGCGTGACCGTCCCGGGCCGTCGCCAGCAGGGGATGCTGGCTGCTCTGGCCCTGCAGTCCGGCCGGATCGTTGCCGCAGAGCAGCTGATCAGAGCCGTCTGGTACGACAGTCCGCCGCGTACCGCGACGGGGCAGGTTCAGACCGGCATCTGGATGCTGCGGACGGCACTCGTCACCGCCGGAGCCCCCTCGGAGGTAGTGCAGTCCCATGCTACGGGGTACAGGCTGAATGCCGACCTGTGCTCCGTCGACGTCGCGCTCTACCGGGCCCGTCTCGCCTCGGCCCGCGCGATACACCGGCGCGGCTGGCCCGACGAGGCTGCGCGACTCGTGCGATCGGCCCAGGATCTGTGGCGCGGTCCGGCTCTCGCCGACATCCCTCATCAAGGACTGCGGAGCTGCTCCATGCGTCTTGAGGAAGAGCACGTCGCCGCGGTGCACTACCGGGCTTCACTCGAACTCCAGCTCGGGCGCCACGAAGAGGTCATCCCGGAGCTCTTCGAGCTGGTCGACCACTACCCCTTGCGGGAGAGTCTGCACGCGGACCTCATGCTCGCGCTCTACCGCTCGGGCAGGCAAGCCGACGCCCTGGAAGTTTTCCACAGCGTGCGGCGGACCCTCTCGGAGGAGCTGGGCATCGACCCCGGCCCCGTCCTGCGTACTCTGGCCCAGGCGATCCTGCGACAGGACAGCACCCTCCTCCCCGCGTGA
- a CDS encoding thiamine pyrophosphate-binding protein, whose translation MSRVSTGPSEQPTTAHALLKRLREHGVEKVFGVVGREAASILFDEQDGVEFILTRHEFTAGVAADVLARITGRPQACWATLGPGMTNLATGMATSVLDRSPVIAMAAQSESHDIFPNDTHQCLDLVRIAEPVSKYAVELQRPREITDLVDSAVTAAMTEPVGPSFISLPVDLLGSSEGIDIEADHGPALTPAKPITAIQPGWQLAADQAVALVREAANPVFVVGAAAIRAGAVPGIRALAERLNIPVITTYIAKGVLPHDHELNYGAVTGYMDGILSFPALESLFGPADVILTLGYDYAEDLRPSMWERGRAKQTVRVSPTANPVPRIYRPSVDVVTDVLAFVDHLEAGTSQVRPKDRHGITAVRERIAELLADPEQYEDGMRVHQVIDSMNTVMAETAEGSEGTIVSDIGFFRHYGVLFARADQPYGFLTSAGCSSFGYGIPAAIGAQLARPGQPTFLIAGDGGFHSNSADLETIARLGLPIVTVVVNNDTNGLIELYQNIGHHRSHDPAVKFTGVDFVQLAQANGVDGTKATTREELLAALRKGVELGRPYLIEVPVDYEFTAGGFGALKI comes from the coding sequence ATGTCCCGTGTATCCACTGGCCCCAGTGAGCAGCCGACCACCGCGCACGCCCTGCTCAAGCGCCTCCGAGAGCACGGGGTCGAGAAGGTGTTCGGCGTGGTCGGCCGTGAGGCGGCCTCGATCCTCTTCGACGAGCAGGACGGGGTCGAGTTCATCCTGACCCGGCACGAGTTCACCGCCGGCGTGGCTGCCGACGTGCTGGCCCGGATCACCGGTCGCCCGCAGGCGTGCTGGGCCACCCTGGGCCCGGGGATGACCAATCTGGCCACCGGCATGGCGACCAGCGTCCTCGACCGCTCCCCGGTGATCGCGATGGCGGCCCAGTCGGAGTCGCACGACATCTTCCCCAATGACACGCACCAGTGCCTCGACCTGGTCCGGATCGCCGAGCCGGTGTCGAAGTACGCCGTCGAGCTGCAGCGTCCGCGGGAGATCACCGACCTGGTCGACTCGGCGGTGACGGCAGCCATGACGGAGCCGGTCGGTCCTTCCTTCATCAGCCTGCCCGTGGATCTGCTGGGCTCCTCGGAAGGCATCGACATCGAGGCCGACCACGGGCCCGCGCTCACGCCCGCCAAGCCGATCACAGCGATCCAGCCCGGGTGGCAGCTCGCGGCGGACCAGGCCGTCGCCTTGGTGCGCGAGGCCGCCAATCCGGTCTTCGTCGTCGGCGCCGCCGCGATCCGCGCCGGTGCGGTCCCCGGAATCCGCGCTCTGGCCGAGCGGCTGAACATCCCCGTGATCACCACGTACATCGCCAAGGGCGTGCTGCCCCACGACCACGAGCTGAACTACGGCGCGGTCACCGGATACATGGACGGCATCCTGTCGTTCCCCGCGCTCGAATCGCTCTTCGGACCGGCCGACGTCATCCTGACCCTCGGCTACGACTACGCGGAGGACCTGCGGCCTTCCATGTGGGAGCGGGGCAGGGCCAAGCAGACCGTGCGGGTGTCCCCGACGGCCAACCCGGTTCCGCGGATCTACCGGCCCTCGGTGGACGTGGTCACGGACGTGCTCGCGTTCGTCGACCACCTGGAAGCCGGCACCTCGCAAGTGCGGCCGAAGGACCGGCACGGGATCACGGCGGTCCGTGAGCGGATAGCCGAGCTGCTGGCCGACCCCGAGCAGTACGAGGACGGCATGCGCGTCCACCAGGTGATCGACTCGATGAACACCGTCATGGCCGAGACCGCCGAAGGCTCCGAGGGGACGATCGTCTCCGACATCGGGTTCTTCCGTCACTACGGTGTGCTCTTCGCCCGCGCCGACCAGCCGTACGGGTTCCTCACCTCCGCCGGCTGCTCCAGCTTCGGCTACGGCATCCCCGCGGCCATCGGCGCCCAGCTCGCCCGGCCCGGCCAGCCGACGTTCCTCATCGCGGGCGACGGCGGCTTCCACTCCAACAGCGCCGATCTGGAGACCATCGCGCGTCTGGGCCTGCCCATCGTCACGGTCGTCGTGAACAACGACACCAACGGTCTGATCGAGCTGTACCAGAACATCGGCCACCACCGCAGCCACGACCCGGCCGTCAAGTTCACCGGGGTGGACTTCGTGCAGCTGGCCCAGGCCAACGGGGTCGACGGCACCAAGGCGACCACGCGCGAAGAGCTTCTCGCCGCGCTGCGCAAGGGCGTCGAGCTGGGGCGGCCCTACCTGATCGAGGTCCCGGTGGACTACGAGTTCACCGCGGGTGGCTTCGGAGCGCTGAAGATCTGA
- a CDS encoding asparagine synthase-related protein: protein MAQTHLPAAYGFLASAHTSGGRMPAAVFATLGRQTLLAERLRAQTVDAVLVHPGSDADGAYTTDGDSLLLFAGEIYNREEIHGTLGTEESASDAVLVTGLIEKYGLHAFRMINGRYAALAVSGTRVLAATDHAGSVPLYVRVEPGRVLAATEVKALAGAGPAGRCAPVLGARRVRGLPGLHQVPAGAVVDIGVDTGSAAVHRTWLPPVHRCLTEPDDAVNAVRAALDKAVVRRLPAAGRPLVVLSGGIDSSAVAALTAGASATRTDTLSMGTDVSNEFPQARVVAEHLGSDHREMTVESGELLALLPHTVHAAESLDPEVIEYLLPLTAMYRCIGGPPRRVLTGYGADIPLGGMHREDRLPNLDAAVALDMDSFDGLNEMSPVLSAVSGHWSTHPYWDREVLELLTSLESGLKRRFGRDKWVLRASVSDLLPTETVTRPKLGVHEGSGTTASFSLLVRRAGAGEEDIASVKAQVVRHLFDRTVVGGEQPDDIDIEDVIDKIVGGGGT from the coding sequence ATGGCGCAGACCCATCTTCCCGCCGCATACGGCTTCCTGGCCTCCGCCCACACCAGCGGGGGCAGGATGCCGGCGGCCGTCTTCGCCACGCTCGGGCGGCAGACGCTGCTGGCCGAGCGGCTGCGCGCACAGACCGTGGACGCAGTCCTGGTCCACCCCGGATCCGACGCCGACGGGGCCTACACGACCGACGGTGACTCCCTGCTGCTGTTCGCCGGGGAGATCTACAACCGTGAGGAGATCCACGGCACGCTGGGCACGGAGGAGAGCGCGTCGGACGCCGTGCTCGTGACGGGGCTGATCGAGAAGTACGGCCTGCACGCATTCCGGATGATCAACGGCCGGTACGCGGCGCTGGCCGTGTCGGGCACCCGCGTACTGGCCGCCACGGACCACGCGGGCTCGGTCCCCCTCTACGTACGCGTCGAGCCGGGTCGGGTCCTGGCCGCCACCGAGGTCAAAGCACTGGCCGGCGCCGGCCCGGCGGGTCGCTGCGCCCCGGTGCTGGGAGCACGCCGGGTCCGAGGGCTTCCCGGGCTCCACCAGGTACCTGCCGGGGCTGTCGTCGACATCGGCGTGGACACCGGGTCCGCCGCGGTGCACCGCACGTGGCTCCCGCCCGTGCACCGGTGCCTGACGGAGCCGGACGACGCCGTCAACGCGGTACGGGCGGCCCTGGACAAGGCCGTGGTGCGGCGTCTCCCGGCCGCCGGCCGGCCACTCGTGGTGCTGTCGGGAGGAATCGACTCCTCGGCCGTCGCCGCGCTGACCGCCGGCGCGTCCGCGACCAGAACCGACACCCTGTCGATGGGCACGGACGTCTCGAACGAGTTCCCCCAGGCGAGAGTCGTGGCGGAGCACCTGGGATCGGACCACCGGGAGATGACGGTGGAGTCCGGCGAACTGCTGGCCCTGCTCCCCCACACCGTTCACGCCGCTGAATCGCTGGACCCGGAAGTGATCGAGTACCTCCTGCCCTTGACGGCGATGTACCGCTGTATCGGCGGCCCGCCGCGCAGGGTCCTCACCGGCTACGGAGCGGACATCCCCCTGGGTGGAATGCACCGGGAGGACAGGCTGCCGAACCTGGACGCGGCCGTGGCACTCGACATGGACTCCTTCGACGGACTCAACGAGATGAGCCCTGTGCTGTCGGCCGTGTCCGGCCACTGGTCCACCCACCCCTACTGGGACCGCGAGGTGCTGGAGCTCCTGACCTCGCTGGAGTCCGGTCTGAAACGCAGGTTCGGACGGGACAAGTGGGTGCTGCGGGCCTCGGTGTCCGACCTGTTGCCGACCGAGACCGTGACCCGGCCCAAGCTGGGCGTGCACGAGGGATCGGGCACGACGGCCTCCTTCTCCCTCCTGGTCCGCCGGGCAGGAGCCGGGGAGGAGGACATCGCCTCGGTCAAGGCCCAGGTCGTCCGGCACCTCTTCGACCGGACGGTGGTGGGCGGCGAGCAGCCTGACGACATCGACATCGAGGACGTCATCGACAAGATCGTGGGCGGGGGCGGGACATGA
- a CDS encoding ATP-grasp domain-containing protein, translating to MTGYERFRGKRLAIVESMLHDAFYSGIHRARDFGCEIWLLVQGEEWYTGGRRPLSEHPLGRVDRVLHVDTHDWRAVLEALTDENGKALVDGILSFSDYHTEVTARAAESLGLPTQGMDAVRSANDKHLLRAALDGDPANVRWRLVTCADELDEAIAHVGLPLIAKPPSEAISYGVRKCSTAAEAEEAWRELSGVRRSLRGQPRPGHVLVEEYVEGTEVSVESMTVDGNTHFFGATSKHLHRQTMLEEAHSFPVALDPDVWEAVRSSVERALRAISYRQGPAHTEVMITGDGPRVIEVNPRLPAHMISTMVTDVCGTNPHLDAKLLALGVGHVPEGVPGRGPVGGAAVVVLFPDESGEFVRIEGLDGAVRPGVSVSLHHQPGDLVAERLDNSASVGFVYARGETAEAALEEARRAAAGIRIRTRRTAP from the coding sequence ATGACCGGATACGAGCGGTTCCGGGGCAAGCGGCTCGCCATCGTGGAGTCGATGCTCCACGACGCGTTCTACTCGGGTATCCACCGCGCCCGGGACTTCGGCTGTGAGATATGGCTGCTCGTGCAGGGGGAGGAGTGGTACACCGGCGGCCGGCGGCCGCTGTCCGAGCACCCTCTCGGCCGTGTCGACCGGGTCCTGCACGTGGACACACACGACTGGCGCGCCGTTCTGGAAGCCCTCACCGACGAGAACGGCAAGGCCCTGGTGGACGGCATCCTGTCGTTCTCCGACTACCACACCGAGGTGACCGCCCGCGCGGCGGAGTCACTCGGACTGCCGACCCAGGGAATGGACGCGGTCCGCTCGGCGAACGACAAACACCTGCTGCGGGCCGCGCTGGACGGGGACCCGGCGAACGTGCGGTGGCGGCTCGTGACCTGTGCCGACGAGCTGGACGAAGCCATCGCCCACGTCGGGCTGCCGCTGATCGCCAAGCCCCCCTCCGAAGCCATCTCCTACGGCGTCCGCAAGTGCTCGACGGCTGCGGAGGCCGAAGAGGCGTGGCGCGAGCTGTCGGGTGTCCGGCGCTCCCTGCGGGGGCAGCCGAGGCCCGGTCACGTGCTCGTGGAGGAGTACGTCGAGGGCACCGAGGTCAGTGTCGAGTCCATGACCGTGGACGGGAACACCCATTTCTTCGGCGCGACGTCCAAGCACCTGCACAGGCAGACGATGCTGGAGGAGGCCCACTCGTTCCCGGTCGCCCTCGACCCGGATGTCTGGGAAGCGGTGCGGTCCAGCGTGGAGAGGGCCCTGCGTGCCATCTCCTACCGGCAGGGCCCTGCCCACACCGAGGTGATGATCACCGGTGACGGGCCGCGGGTCATCGAGGTGAACCCCCGGCTGCCGGCGCACATGATCTCCACGATGGTCACCGACGTGTGCGGAACCAACCCGCATCTGGACGCGAAACTGCTTGCGCTCGGAGTCGGGCACGTACCGGAGGGAGTACCCGGCCGGGGGCCGGTGGGCGGTGCCGCGGTGGTGGTGCTGTTCCCCGACGAGAGCGGCGAGTTCGTCCGTATCGAGGGGCTGGACGGGGCGGTCCGTCCCGGCGTCTCGGTCAGCCTCCACCACCAGCCGGGCGACCTGGTGGCCGAACGGCTGGACAACTCGGCGTCCGTGGGCTTCGTCTACGCCCGCGGAGAGACCGCCGAAGCCGCTCTGGAAGAAGCCCGGCGCGCAGCGGCGGGCATCCGCATCCGCACCCGAAGGACGGCTCCGTGA
- the cs1 gene encoding clavaminate synthase Cs1 codes for MATLDVTEHRDHLLALAAQLPAVPRQDLYGFLDVAHKLAQELPYAVCDALDTFNRVGNEDGYLLLRGLPVEADGELPPTPTSTPAPVGRALLNMEAFLAILGRRLGLHTGYAELRSGTVYHDVYPSPGAHHLSSETSETLLEFHTEMAYHTLQPNYVMLACSRADHERKAQTLVGSIRKAVRLLDPETVGRLHDNKQPCEVDVAFRGGVEDPGAIAEVKPLYGPLADPLLGYDRELLKPHPGSDAEAVEKLSRSLDDVTEGVFLTPGDVLVIDNFRTTHARTPFTPRWDGRDRWLHRVYIRTNSHGQLPTGGERAGDVITFTPRR; via the coding sequence ATGGCGACCCTGGACGTCACCGAGCACCGCGACCACCTGCTGGCACTTGCGGCACAGCTTCCCGCCGTACCGCGTCAGGACCTGTACGGGTTCCTCGACGTGGCGCACAAGCTCGCGCAGGAACTCCCGTACGCAGTCTGCGACGCGCTGGACACGTTCAACCGCGTGGGCAACGAGGACGGCTACCTGCTGCTGCGCGGACTTCCGGTCGAGGCGGACGGGGAGCTACCGCCGACGCCCACGAGCACACCCGCCCCCGTCGGGCGCGCCCTTCTGAACATGGAGGCGTTCCTCGCGATCCTCGGCCGGCGGCTCGGCCTGCACACGGGGTACGCGGAGCTCAGGTCGGGGACGGTCTACCACGACGTGTACCCGTCGCCGGGCGCACACCACCTGTCGTCGGAGACCAGCGAGACCCTCCTGGAGTTCCACACGGAGATGGCCTACCACACGCTCCAGCCCAACTATGTGATGCTGGCGTGCTCCAGGGCCGACCACGAGCGCAAGGCGCAGACGCTCGTCGGCTCGATCCGCAAGGCCGTCCGGCTCCTCGATCCGGAGACCGTCGGCCGGCTGCACGACAACAAGCAGCCGTGCGAGGTCGACGTGGCGTTCCGGGGCGGGGTGGAGGACCCCGGTGCCATCGCGGAGGTGAAGCCGCTGTACGGGCCCCTGGCCGATCCGCTGCTCGGATACGACCGCGAACTGCTCAAACCGCACCCGGGCTCGGACGCCGAAGCCGTGGAGAAGCTGTCCCGGTCGCTGGACGACGTCACGGAGGGGGTCTTCCTCACCCCCGGTGACGTTCTCGTCATCGACAACTTCCGGACCACGCACGCGCGGACCCCCTTCACGCCACGCTGGGACGGCAGGGACCGGTGGCTGCACCGGGTGTACATCCGTACGAACTCCCACGGCCAGCTCCCCACTGGTGGCGAGCGCGCCGGTGACGTGATCACCTTCACTCCGCGCCGGTAG
- the speB gene encoding agmatinase → MRLPHDPAPRGMDVVVIGAPYDGGTSYRPGARFGPQQIRCESGLVHGTGIDRGPGVFDLIKVVDGGDMNLTPFNQHLAVKAAQDHLSSLLADNASFLMLGGDHSLTLSALRAVHGRYGPVAVLHLDAHSDTNPAMIGGEFHHGTPFRHAIEEGLVQADAMVQLGIRGHNPKPDSLDYARGHGVRIVTSDEFADLGVRNTADLIKERLGDRPVYVSVDIDVFDPAFAPGTGTPAPGGPTSREVLALLRTVGELNPVGCDVMEVSPVYDHAGITSLLATEVGAELLYQYARAHRAEKEEER, encoded by the coding sequence ATGCGCCTTCCACACGATCCTGCCCCCAGAGGGATGGACGTCGTGGTCATCGGCGCTCCCTACGACGGGGGGACCAGCTACCGCCCGGGGGCGCGCTTCGGCCCTCAGCAGATCCGCTGCGAGTCCGGGCTCGTGCACGGCACCGGCATCGACCGCGGCCCCGGCGTCTTCGACCTGATCAAGGTAGTCGACGGCGGGGACATGAACCTGACTCCTTTCAACCAGCACCTCGCCGTCAAGGCGGCGCAGGACCACCTGTCGTCCCTGCTTGCGGACAACGCCTCCTTCCTCATGCTCGGCGGCGACCATTCGCTCACGCTGTCCGCGCTGCGAGCGGTGCACGGCCGGTACGGCCCCGTGGCGGTTCTGCATTTGGACGCGCACTCGGACACCAACCCGGCAATGATCGGCGGGGAGTTCCACCACGGAACGCCGTTCCGCCACGCCATCGAGGAAGGGCTGGTCCAGGCGGACGCGATGGTCCAGCTCGGCATCCGCGGGCACAACCCGAAGCCGGACAGCCTGGACTACGCGCGGGGGCACGGGGTGCGCATCGTGACCTCGGACGAGTTCGCCGACCTGGGAGTGCGGAACACCGCCGACCTCATCAAGGAACGGCTGGGGGACCGACCGGTGTACGTCTCCGTGGACATCGACGTGTTCGATCCCGCGTTCGCCCCGGGCACCGGTACCCCCGCCCCCGGCGGCCCCACCAGCCGGGAGGTGCTCGCACTGCTGCGGACGGTCGGTGAGCTCAATCCGGTCGGGTGCGACGTCATGGAGGTGTCGCCCGTGTACGACCACGCCGGCATCACCAGTCTGCTCGCCACCGAGGTAGGAGCCGAACTGCTGTACCAGTACGCCCGCGCGCACCGAGCCGAGAAGGAAGAGGAGAGGTAG